In the Haliaeetus albicilla chromosome 7, bHalAlb1.1, whole genome shotgun sequence genome, one interval contains:
- the LOC104311365 gene encoding keratin, type I cytoskeletal 14, with the protein MSTTTVRQYSSSTSLKGFGGLGGGSSRLSSVRVGGGGYRAPSVHGGSYSVSSRIVSGLGSGYGGSYCSSVGGGLGSGFGGSYGAGFGAGFGGGFGGGDGILPAGEKETMQNLNDRLAAYLDKVRALEEANTDLEVKIREWYKKQGPGPDRDYSPYYRTIEELRNKVLVATVDNANLLLQIDNARLTADDFRTKFETEQTLRLSVESDINGLRRVLDELTLARADLEMQIENLKEELAYLKKNHEEEMNALRGQVGGEISVEMDAAPGIDLTKILAEMREQYESLADKNRRDAEQWFFSKTEELNREVAINTEQLQSGKTEITELRRTIQSLEIDLQSQLSTKAALEGTLADTEARYGTQLAQLQGLITSVEEQLAELRCDMERQNHEYRVLLDVKCRLEQEIATYRRLLEGEDAHMSSHYISQSVKEAPVTTRQIRTIFEEVQDGKVISSREQITQSAH; encoded by the exons ATGAGCACCACCACTGTCAGGCAAtactcctcctccacctccctcAAGGGCTTCGGTGGCCTGGGTGGAGGCTCCAGCAGGCTTTCCTCCGTGCGTGTTGGGGGAGGAGGGTACAGAGCACCCAGCGTCCACGGAGGCAGCTACTCTGTCTCTTCCCGCATTGTCTCGGGGCTTGGAAGTGGCTACGGGGGCAGCTACTGCAGCAGCGTAGGAGGGGGCCTCGGCAGCGGCTTTGGGGGTAGCTATGGGGCTGGCTTTGGGGCTGGCTTTGGAGGTGGCTTTGGAGGTGGCGATGGCATCCTCCCGGCTGGCGAAAAGGAGACGATGCAGAACCTCAACGACCGCCTGGCTGCCTACCTGGACAAAGTGCGTGCCCTGGAGGAGGCCAACACTGACCTGGAGGTCAAGATCAGGGAATGGTACAAGAAGCAGGGACCTGGTCCAGACCGTGACTACAGCCCCTACTACAGGACTATCGAGGAGCTCAGGAACAAG GTCCTGGTGGCCACAGTCGACAATGCTAACCTCCTCCTGCAGATTGACAATGCCAGGCTGACAGCTGATGACTTCAGGACCAA GTTTGAGACGGAGCAGACTCTGCGCCTGAGTGTGGAGTCTGACATCAATGGCCTGCGCAGAGTCCTGGATGAGCTGACCCTGGCCAGAGCTGACCTGGAGATGCAGATCGAGAACCTGAAGGAGGAGCTGGCCTACCTCAAGAAGAACCACGAGGAG GAAATGAATGCCCTGCGCGGGCAGGTGGGTGGAGAGATCAGCGTGGAGATGGATGCGGCTCCTGGAATCGACCTCACCAAGATCCTGGCTGAGATGAGGGAGCAGTACGAGAGCCTGGCGGACAAGAACCGCAGGGACGCCGAGCAGTGGTTCTTCAGCAAG ACGGAAGAGCTGAACCGGGAGGTGGCCATCAACACCGAGCAGCTTCAGAGCGGCAAGACGGAGATCACAGAGCTACGACGCACCatccagagcctggagattgACCTGCAGTCCCAGCTCAGCACA AAAGCGGCATTGGAGGGCACCTTGGCTGACACAGAAGCCCGCTACGGCACCCAGCTGGCCCAGCTCCAGGGGCTGATCACCAGCGTGGAGGAACAGCTGGCTGAGCTGAGGTGCGACATGGAGCGCCAGAACCACGAGTACAGGGTCCTCCTGGACGTCAAATGCCGCCTGGAGCAGGAGATTGCCACGTACCGCCGGCTCCTGGAGGGCGAGGATGCCCA CATGTCTTCCCACTACATCTCGCAGTCTGTGAAAGAAG CACCTGTAACTACCCGTCAAATCCGCACAATCTTTGAGGAAGTCCAGGATGGGAAGGTGATCTCCTCCCGTGAGCAGATCACCCAGTCCGCCCACTAA